The Pirellulaceae bacterium genome segment AGAGACTCGCAACCAGGAAGCAAATCGAACCGGTCATGTTCGGAACCCAGATGGCCCAGTCCGGATGGGTTTGCCGAACAAGCCCCGACCCTGTATTGAGATTGAAGAGTAAAGTCCCCACGAATTGAATGAGGCTGGCGAGGTAGCCGAGATTTCTAGGCCGCCAGGCCCACCAGACCCACTTGGTGCCACGTCCTTCGCCCACCCGGCTGATGTCGCTGTTCATCGACTGGAAGAGCTGAAGAGATGCTGCGGACGTGAAGAACAAAGAACCCACGAAGTAGGTGACGTTCGAGATTGGATTGGCGTTTTGACCGAGGAAACCCTGGAAGAAGAGCGGCCACAACGACGGTGCAGCCGCGATCGCAAACAGGAAAGATCCGATTATGAAGAGTATCGCTATCCACCAGGACAGGCGATCAGGCGCCCAGAATCGGAGCCAGTCTTTGCGAGGAATCGGCTCGTGGTCAAGGCCTGCGGAGGCGAGCAGTCGCAGGGGCCTGAGCTGCTTGCGATGTCGTCGTGAAGTGAGCAGAACGGGGGCATGTTCGATCCCTTCGATCCCCTCGATCACGGCGCGGGTGACGAAGGGACCGAATTTAACCGGGTGAACTGATGCAGGAACGCTCACGGATCTTTTCCAGTTGCAGATTGCCGGGTCGCAGACCGGCTGGAGTCTAACGAATTGTTTTCACATACCACGTTCGATCTCAGAGAATCTTCGCAACAAGTCTTTCACATCGTCACGATATGAGTCGGCGAACGAGCGGCGGTGTGTATCGTTTAACGAATATTTCTTTTCAGTGAAAGTGAGGTTGATGCTCTTTTGCGGATTCTTCGAGTCCATTTGAAGCGGGGAAGCCTAAGGAAATCATCGCTTCGCCGTAGCACGGGCGACGGTAGGACGGTCGTTGAGACGTTTTACCGTCGAGATGCTCCACCAACAAACCCGTCTTCATTTCTTCCCACTTGCCTGGAAATCTGTCATCCTAGTATGGCTGTTGGGTGCCGTTCTTCAGCAATGATGATGAACCAAGGCCCTCAGTCTGAAAGGTGCAGTTTCGTAAACTGACGCGACGAAATTCAGCCGTCACCCGCAACTGATTGCGGTCTGACTGCCATTGAGGCAGGTTGGGGAAGGTTGGGGAAGGCCCTCGGTTAATCGGTGGATACAGGCTGGATTCTCATTTCACAGCGGAATGTCATTTTGCGAATAAACGCATCCTTTGTTATTCTTGTTTTAGCTCGTTCTCGGTGAACGTATCGATCACAGGAGTAGCAAACGATGTTGAAAGACCCAGGTAATCCTCGCCAAAAAATCGGCGATAATTTGACGCGTTCGCAGCTCGCACATCAAGGTGATCTTCCGTCATTTTGGACTCAACTTCCGCTCAGCTTGAACGGTGTTCTGAGAGGCGGTGTGTTGACTGTTGTCAGTGTGATACTCCTCGTGTCGGTGTATTATGCGTTCGAGGTGTTTCGGCAGCTTGGCCAGTTCATCAAAGATCCGGCTTCTGCACGACAAGCCGTCGCCGACATTGGCGACATGATTGTGGCCGATAGCCTCACACTCCAATTACAGGGTGATGCACCCCTGCAATTGGGGCCGCTAATCGCCTTTTTTCTTTTGATTGTGCTTTACCTTGTTTGGCTCTATGTGCCCGCGACGCTGATCACGGTCTGTGGGCGAATTCTGTTAGCTGTCGCCAAGGATTTACCCGACTTGAAGTCGAAAAAAGCTTCGAGCAAGAGTTGAAAATGAAACGCTGGACTGTATTTTTCATCGCCGCATAATCTTCGACAAGCAACACTGGCTGCTTCGTGGTCTTCGAATCGTTCCCGGTGGTTGGGTCGTGCCGACCATTGCGAGCACGCTAAGCGACTCAAGTCCGCATGGCATGCTTTAGCGACAGGCTGAAGCTGCGCGTCGGTACCGTGATGTTCGCGAGGGAGCCGCTTCACAGAGGATTTTGTCCGGATGAGTCGAGAACAGCAGTCGTCGATCTTGTGGTGGAGAGGATCGCTCGAGATGTTATGATTTATTCATCATGACAGTTTACGCGAGGTCAGCTGGTGTTGAAGTTTCCGGAGTGTTGGGTGGATGCAATGTCGGTTTTCTTGGATTAACTTTCCATCGACTTCAATTGGCAGGTTGGTCATTACGTCGTCCGTGTGACAGGCTCCCCGTCCAATGCCGACCGCTATTGCACCAAAAATGCGTTCGGCCTCGAGGATTCCACTTGCCAGTTGTGCGTTGGAGTGAAAGCCAAGGCAAAAGTGTTCGATCCCGATTTGTTGTGCAGCCAGGAAGTGCTCAAGTGGCTGCGTGATATTTGCGGGACCTTCCATTTGTATCAGGCGAGAGTTTGCAAATTGCCAGGAGATGGGTTCCGGTAACCGCCTCAGTTCTTTCGGCGGCCAAAGATAGCCGTCGACAATCGCTCGACCTTGAAGCGAATTGGAGGCTGGCACGAAGGCGATTTGACCACCCATAAAACTGCTTCCAACTCGTCGCTTGAGGATACCCGTCGTTTGCCAAATCTGGGTAGACTTTTTGCGGGCGATCTGGTTGAACACGTTACCAAGCACGCTTTGTGCGAGCGACATCGTAAGATCCGTGTCCGCTGGTGAGGTGACACATAGCTTCCGCGTTTTGTTCAGGATCTGCCGAAACTCTTCTCCTCGAGCATACATCTGCTCGTGGTTTACCCTGCCTACGCATCTGACGAACGCGTCTGCCTTGAGTCCGATCAGGCAATCGATGCGAATGCTTCTGGCCGTGGATTCGGCCCAGGTACGCGACTAATCGTAGGAATATTTTCCCAGTTCAATCAAGTAATGGTAAGATTTTGTCACCACAGCTTGAATGATCTGGTTGGCTGAAGTCGACAAACTATCCGGCTCGCTGAGAGAAAGCATCTCGCAAGGATTGCCGAACTCCTCAACGCGTTCTTGAATGGCCGTTAACACAGCAGAGTCACTCGTTGCATCGCAGCAGACAAGTAGCCGCTGTCCTCGTCTCGCTTGCAGGAGTTCGGTCGATAATTTTTCGGTTGCTGCCCGCAATTCTTGTTCTGCAATGATCATTCTGATTGCTCGTTGATCTCGGGTGAGACGTTTGTCTCATTAGATCGATTCGATTCCTCGATCGAATCTTCCGTCGTTGTCTGTTGAGGAGGTATTCGATGGAGTGCAAAACGTTTCAGGCCCGCTAAATGATATTTTGACTTGAGTTGGTGTTCGAGAACCTCTTTGTTACTCGACGTGAACGCGATTCCCTCAAGTTGCCCGCGTCTTCCATGGATGAATGGATGTTGAGTCAAAAACGAATTAACCACCGGTCGGTGAGTTGAGCATTTGAGATGCGACCACGGACCACATGAGTCGGTGATTTCGATATTCCACTTTCGTTTGTAGTTCATCACTCCGTCGTAAAGCAAAGGTCGGGTCCATCCAACGCCCATTCGCTTAAATCCTTTACACAATAGATGAGTCGCTGAGTAATAATAAATTGCCGCGAAAGCGCCCCACTTTTGGTGTAAATGAATCGGTTCCCGCACACCCGTCATGGAAACGGATGGATGAGGCTTCGAGTAGTCGATGATGGTGCCAGCGATGTTGGTGCCGTCTTTTCGGATTAATAACAGCTCATTCGCATGAAAGAGCGACTTCGCTTGGTCGTAGTTTCGAATGATCGCCGAGTTGCCATGTGCCTGTTGAGTCATTGGCAGATACATCTCGAAGTAAAATTGATCAAAAGTTGCCTGGTCATCTGCGATGATGGTTTCTAGTTGATGCCGTCGCACTCGACGGATGTCGCTTCTGAGGCTCTCTTTGACGATCTTGTTTTGCAATATTTGAAGAGAGATTTCACCTCCAAGCCACGCCGGGATTGCATAGTCGTAGCGGAGTGAGCTCAGGCGACCTAACCACGCTGGGATGGAAACAATCAACAGATCGCAGGCATTGTCTTTGGCCCGGGTGAATCGGCCCAGCTGCTGAACGGTTAGTTGCCGTCTACTTTCCCGGTGATAATCCTTTCCCAAGGCGGCTTCGATCAGAAACCGAGATTGGTGCAGATTGCCAACGCAGTCGATTCGTATCGGAAGATTCGAATGTATCTCACGGCCTTCGATTCTCCAGGCTGAAAGCCGCCGGAGATTCCACGCGGACTGCAATTCCGTCCAACCGCGGCGCGGCCACGCAAAGATGTCCGTTGCGAAAGTACGGTTCGGAGTACATCGGTGGCTGTTTTTCGTTGGTTTCATCCTCGTATTGTACAGTTCCGCTTCGGGGCATGTGCTGATCTGCGAGGGACAGATTTGTTCCACCTTTTTAGTGCCGTGTGGTTTTACCTGCAATTTCGCACTTCGCGTGACGTTTTTCGTTGTCGGCGGAATGTGCTTTTGTTCGTTTCATGTCATTGGATTCGCGATTGAGCGTTGACCGATTGGGGGATACGGGTTGCGCTGACGATTTGTCGAACCGCAATCGGTATCGGCGAAGTTGCGAACTGCGAGCCGAACACGAAGTTGTCAATACGGGCGAATGAGCCGCTACCAAATCCGCAACACGCTGATCAAGTTGTGGTGTTGGTCGGTCCACAGGGGAGCAGCGGAAAGTTCCTCCGGGGTGGCCGGTTTAGCTTCTTGCAGTAATTCATCTGACCAAAGAGCTAAATGGTTGCTGCCAGCCAAGACCCAAATCGATTGGTTGATTCCTTCCGCCTGGTCTGCGGAACCACGAATGACGCGGCTGCTCATGCCTGCATCTTGAGCGAGTCGGTGAACGAGAGGTGTCAGATTAAGATGATTGTTCGAGACATGGAAGGCCAGCACGCCGCCAAGGGCCAAACGGGATTGGTAGAGTCGAATTGCTTCGCGAGTTAGCAAATGAGCCGGGATGGCATCGCTGCTGAACGCATCCAAAACCAAAATGTCGAATTTAGCCTGCGGCATTCGTTCCAAAACTAACCGTCCATCCCCAAGGTGGGTGCGGATGTTGGCCTGACTATCGGCCAAAAATGAAAAGTGATGGTTGGCAATTTCGACAACGGCGGGGTTGATCTCGATCATGTCAAAATCATCCTCGGACCGTCCGTAAACGGCTAACACACCGCATCCCAAACCAACCACTCCGATACGAAGAGCGGGATTTCTTTGTTGTAAACTGGTAATGGCTAAGCCGATGCCACTTTCGTGACCGTAATAGGTGGTCGGTTTATTGGAGTCATCCCCCAATCGCTGCATGCCGTGGATTGTGCTGCCGTGCACCAGCCGTAACCCCTGTTCATTCTTCACCACCGCCAGTACACCAAAGAAGTTGCGGTCGGAAGCGATTGTTTGATCTTTCGGTGCCAGGGCGATTGTGAGTAGGGGCGCAAGCATCAAGAGGATCGCGGGATACCTCAGCCGATGTGCAGCCGACCAATCGTATTCGGTTTCGCGCCAACCACGGCAGGCAAAGAACAAAACGCCAGAGAATGCGGTGACGATGCCCATGGTCAATGGAAGCTCAATGAAAGTGTTCAACACGGTTGGGCAAATCAATGCGATGAGGATGCCGCCCATTGCGCCACCGGCTGACAACATCACGTAATATTGTGTGAGTTGGGAAGCGTTTGGTTTGATGCGAGCGACTTCGCCGTGACACAACAAACAGACACCCAATAGTGTCAACATATAGCAACAAGCTTCGGCGAGTAGCTGTACCGAATCAGGCAGGAAATGTTCGACTTGAATTGTCATGATCGCAAACAGCGTAGCGGCAGCGGTCAATTTGGGGCGATACCACTCCGGTGAATCAAAACAAATGATAAAGCTAATCAAATACAGACTCAGTGGTAGCACCCATAGAAACGGAATCACGGCAATGTCTTGGCAGACATGATTGGTGATGACCAACAGCATCGTCGACGCAAGTGCGGGTAACGCAATCCACGCTGCTCGAGTTTTCCATGTCACACACACGGTTGGAGGACTTGGTGTGATCTGTTCACGCGGGGGGATTCGTTCGTGGGAGCGAAATAATCCGGTAGCGATGACACCCTGTACCACGACAAACAGACAGAACATAAGTGACCAGACGATTGTTTGATCGCTGACGGAAAGCATCGGTTCGACGATGAACGGATAGCTTAACAATGCAATCAATGAGCCAGCGTTTGAGAGAGCATACAGGCGATAGACACGATCGCTTTCATCCTGGTAACTTAACCAGGCCTGAACGAGTGGCCCGGTGCTCGAAAGAACAAAGTAAGGAAGGCCGACGTGGACAGTCAGCATCCAGAGTAAATAAAACATCGGGGCTTCGCTGCCGATCGGCTTCCAGGCATCGGACGGTTCAATCGGAAGCATTAGCGCTGCAGTTACCAGCAGGGCCAAATGAATCATCCCCTGCACGGCGGGTCGAAAAAACGTTCTAAGTAGATGAGCGTACAAGTAGCCCGCGAATAACAGCAGCTGAAAGAACAGCATGCAGGTAGTCCATACCGCCGGGGTTCCACCAAACCACGGTAGCACACATTTGCTGATGACCGGTTGGACCTGGAAGACGAGGAATGCACCCAGCAATGTTGTTGCAGCAAACCAGAAAATCGAGCGTCCAGAGCCGTTGGTCGTTTGATCCTGACCGGATAATTCTGATTGTGACATTTACGAGACCTGTTGTTCGGTGCCAGAGGATCGATCGAACGAGCGGACTTATGAAACTTACTTCACAAAGCTGTTTCTCGCCGTTCAGCGATCGGTCTCGACGGAAGCCCTGCGTTTTCCTCGGATCTCGCCTCTTTGGCAACATCGGGAAGGGCGAAACTGGTTGCCACCTTTCACCCGAGAAGGGTAACCTGGAAGGCCTTTTGCGAATGCGATTTCAGTGCTGTGGGCGATCTTTTGGCCGCTGAGTGGGGTGCTCGTGCCGTCCCGTTACCGCATGGATTCAGAAGATGTTTTTTCAGTTGGCGTACCCCGGGATGATGCGCTTTGCTAGGGTGTGTCAAAAGTGACTTGGCCAGCCAGTTGCCTTTTCATCGTTGGTTCCTCCTTGAGCTTTAACTTGTACGATCAATTTTTCTTCGAAAAGCATCTGTCAGTTGAGAATCCAAGTTGCGTTTAAACGACTGGTCGTTACCGTGCGGTTAGCTGCCCGCCGGAGTAGGATCTGCTTTCGATCCGATAAGAAAATATTGTCACATTGGGTATTAGAAAAGTGAAGAAATATCAGGAAAAGCATTGCCATCGTTTGTCGCGAGTTTGCATTCGCCCCAGCTTCGAACTGTGCGAGCCTCGTGTTTTACTTACAGGCAATCTTCCCAGTATGTCTGTTGCGAATCCATGTGTTTCAACGTCCGATTTTTCGGTGGATCATGATCCGGAACTGCTAGGGATTTCAGCGGAGCAACCACTTGAGATCGATACAACTCAAGAAGTCAGTCAGGATGGATTGAGATTTGAGATTACCCTTGTGGATGGAAATGGCGGAACGGCGGCTAGCGCGATGTCGTCACAAACCTACTCGGCCTATAACCCGACTCAAAACTATAGTGGGTGGGAGATGAACGCAGCTGAAAGTTGGCGTACTTTCTATGGGTTGGAGACGCATCGACTTGGTATTGATGACTTAAACATGGATCTAACCCAGTACAAGTTGCGCGTGAAAATCTTGGACAATGCGAGTATTCCCCAGATGTGGATGGCGGGAGGTGCCCTAGAGTTCTCGGGGAATTACAATTCCAATGTGCAGGCATGGGAGTTTCCTTTAAGTGACTTCGCGGACTACATCCATCATCCAGATTCGACAGGTGGAAAGGCAATTAATCCGGCAGTACGCCAGTTCACATTACAGCCCTACGATGTGGGCACCCAGCTGAATTATCACGGTCACCGCTCAGTCGTTGTCACTTTTGGCCTCAAGGACGGGTATGGAGTTGAATCTTCTGGTAATTGGCAAACTGTTGATGCAAGTGATTTGAAGGCTGCCTACCGAAAGGAAAACGTTCAGGTTGGCGATGCAAGTTACGATGTGATTGTCGGTGGCTTTGCAGACTGGCTGCTTACGACGTGGGAGCAAGGCAAAGATATTAATCTGAGGATTGACACAGAGGTTGACTCTGTCTCTCATCTTATCAGTCAATCACTTGTGTATCGGAAATCGTCAACACAGGACAATTGGCAAACAGCAACGCTGAATATGCCTCATAAGATTTCCGTGACGGGAACGGGGTATATTGATGGTTATTCGCGGTTGATGGCGACGAAGGACCTGAGTGAGAATGATGAGTTCAATCAATTTTGCAGTGCTTTGCTCGAACTCCAATCTTCCTATACCAGCAAAACACCAGGTGACTGGGCCATCAATGTTTCAGGAATAAGTTTTAAGTATCCTCCCAAGCGATTCGAGGGCAGCGTTACCTTGAACACCCGCCCTTCTGTCAATTGGTCGGGGAATTCATACATGAATAAATTGACTGCTGCGATCACCAATCGGTTGCAGGGGCAAACGCTTAACGTTGGTCCAGTGCATGCTTATGACAATCAACTGATTGGTGGATGGATTGATGCGTCGGACGGATTTGAGACGCTGGCTCCTGATAGTGTCTTTGAGCGAAATGTGTTCCACGTCAACGACGATGCAATCAAAGTGAGAACTCGGTCTTTGACCTTCAAAGACACCGTCGTTCTCCAGGGCAATGCTGGTAGCGCAATTGACTTAAGCGGATACGGATGGACCTGGGGCGCCGTGTATGGTGGGGGAATCTATGACACTTATGTTCACCGTATCACCCAGGCGTCGCCTCCGGATGATCATATCGGCGGGATGATTTCTAATCGTACGATTTTTACGCCGATGGTCAGTGATTCATCGGGAAAAGGGATCTGGGATGTGACGATCAGCAATATCACCGTTCCAAGTTTTTCCAATGGTACGTACGACGCCAATGTCGTGGTTGATACGGGGATTTTTTCGGCGTTAAACAACGCGCCGCGGGATTTTAAACCAAACAAAACCTCTTATTTAAATATCCACGATGGCGATCATTATGCCCTGGAAACCATCCACATCAGTGGCGTGAAGATTTATCCAAATGCCAAGCCCAAGAGTCCAATGTACGCTTTTGGTTCGTTCGTTGAAGGCTCTACTCCCGACATTTCGTATCAGGCTTTCGTGCAGTCCCAACAACAACAACAAACGGTTAATTATGATTTTTATGACACGCCCAAAAATATTATGGTGGATTGGGGCAGTGGTAACTCTTACGGGACGGTGACTTTAGGCCTCGGGGTCAATTCACTCCTCATCACGGGTGCGACGGGTAATGACAATCTGAATGCACCCAGTGATTGGATGACTCGGGTGAATCAGCGTCCGCTCGTGCGATCAACATCACCGTCCGAGAATGTGGCGTATGCCGTTTGCGAGTGGAAAGAGCCTGCGGTCTTCTACGTTGGGCAGCAGGGGCGGGACACTTATCATGTCGAACCGGGTATGTTCACCGCGATTCTTGATCAGGGAAAGGCTTCCGACAAAGATATTGTCACGGGACTGCCCGGTCGTGCCAGGCAGTGGTCTCGCATTCGACTGGGACGTTATGATTATTTGCTCGTGAGTAAACGGCATCCTGAAACCCGAGTTTTACTTGTCGATCCTTTGGGGAAGCAGAATGCCGACAATCGGATCGCCACACTGAAATTCGATCAGGGGAAAGCGGTTGGTTTGCGCCGATTCCTCAGAAGATCAAGTCGACTTATTTCGATGACCTATCCTCAGGCAATGCGAAAGATGAGTCTCGATGTGGAGAGTATTCTCGGGCTCGCCGAAACCGATCGGCCGTTCCTATCCGGACATGCGGGTATCGCGCCAAAGCAGGTCCGCTTTCTCTTAGGTGGGCTTCGGCAAGGAGCCTCGCAGTCAGCCAGGTCCCATTCAAGCTTCGGTGGTCCCAATCAAATTTGTGGCGATGCTGCTCCGAATGTCCTAGAGGGCAGCACTCATGTCGACCATATCTTTGGATTAGACGCTGATGATTCGCTTTTTGGAGCGGCAGATGATGACTGGCTGTTGGGGAATCGGGGAGATGATTCGTTGGAAGGCGGTAAAGGGAACGACTATCTCTCAGGCGGCAGCGGCACCGATCAATTGGTCGGTGGCGAGGGCAGAGATGTTTTCCTGCTCGAGGCAGAGCAGTCGCATGATACTATTTGGGACTTTGTTCTTGGAGAAGACACGATTCTGCTAGGTTCGACTGTGCTCGACTTTGAGTTGCTGGATCTCGATGGAGACGCCCATCTATTGAGTGGCGAAGAAGAATTTGCCGTTGTGCGGGGGATGGGTGGCAAGCTTACGCAGACGGGTAGTCTGTTGCGGTAAATCTTTAAGCACGGTCGCAGGGGTGCTTCAGCAAAAAGCTATCATCCCCGTTGGATGTGATTTGCGAAGCTTGTGCCACCGAGCGGGTTCCTGGCTGGATTTGTCATCGAAACCGATGGAGCCTGAGTTTTTGAAATCATGCGCGCAGGTGCTGTTGGACTCGGTCAGGAGTTCCCGAATTGCTTGCGGCCACCAATGACCGTACCCATGGTTCGCAGCTTCAGTTGCGAATGGGAGCGTTCGTGGTAGGTTGAATCGTTTTCTATCTGCGGCAGTTGTCAGAACTTAAATTCCGACGAGCTGTTCCGTCGCATTTCCAAAGGCAGGCAGCGTGACTCCCATGCGATCCATAATGCTAAGGCACAGCGATGACATCTGCCGTTCTTTGGCTGCTTCGTATTCCAACGTTCGCCCAGTTTCGAACGATCCCGACAGGCTACCCGACATGAGTAGTGGGATTTTGGGTGCACTGTGGGCGGTCCATTGTTCGTTGGCGAGCATGATGCATGAATTGTCTAGCACGGTGCCGTTGCCTTCCTGGATTGCATCTAATTTGCCGACCAGATAGGCATACTGCTCGACCCAAAATCGTGTGATCGCGGCATACTCTTTGTTTTTCCAGCCGTGCGAATAATTGTGATGGTCGACGTTGAGTCCCAGAAAGGGATAGACCTGTCCGGAGAGGTTATTCGTCAGTAATAATGTGGCAATGCGAGTTCGGTCGGTCTGGAACGCTAGCGCGATAATGTCGCACATTAGGCGAGAATGTTCATCAATCTGATGAGGCAATCCATCGGCCGGTCTTTGACGGCTGAAGGCGACGCGTCCCTCGCTTTCATTGATCCCACGCTGCTGCATGTTTGCCATTCGCTGTTCCACTTCGCGCACCGAAGTGGTGTATTCTTCGATTTTGGCGTTGTCAGAATGAGAGACCTTTGCCGAGACGTTCTTGAGCTGGTCGAGCACATGATCCAGAACGCTAATCTGAGTTTGGTTGCCTTGACTTTCAAAAAGACTATCGAAGGCGAGCGACGGATACAGCTCTGCCGGCACAGGAGATACTGGAGAACTCCACGAAACGTGGGACGCGTACATCATCGAGTAACTTGATTCGTGAAACCCGCTGATAGGACGTTCACATCCTAGTACCAGACTCGGCAGCACGGTTGCGTCACCCAGTCGCTGAGCCAGCAGTTGATCCATGCTGGTTGCTGCCTGGATTTGTCGTCCACCTTGTGGCTGAATTCCGGTTAAGATTCCTGCGGCGCCTTTGGCATGGCCACCCACGACATTATCTGGATGTCGCAGTCCATGGATGAAGTTCACCTTGTGTTTTACCGATTCCAGCGAAGCGAAGGCCGGACCAAGCTTCAGGTCGGTACCGGAGCCTTGAGACCACCATTGTGGTGGGTGAATGCCATCGCCAAAAAACAGAAATGCAAAGCGTTTGGGAGGCGCATTCGAGCCTTCGTTGCCGAGCAGTTTTGCCGACTCGAGCCAAGGCAATGCAACGCTGGCGCCGAGACCTTGCAAGATGAGACGTCGTGAAACTCGTTTGGGTCGCTGAGCGAAATTCATGAGTGAATCCTTTGGGTCACAGCGATTAGGAACCTTTTCCGCGTTGTTTGCGGAATTGTTCGCTGCGGACGACCATTTGAAACATCACGGAAAAGCGGTAATCATTTTTTTCTAAAACGGCCTCCATCTCCGCCAGTAACGGCTGATCTGACAAGATAACCGACCGGCCCAAGGCATATCCCAGAAATCGTCGACACAGCGTTTTCACAAAATCGTCGCGACGATACTGTTCAACATATTTGATCAGATCGGGGACCCCTTTGGCAATCTCACCGTTCGGCAATCGTGCAGAATTATCGATGGGACGACCAGCACCGTCGGTCGTTCGTGCGCGACCGATTGCATCAAATCCCTCCATTGCGAGTCCAAGACTATCAAAATGGGTGTGGCATCTGGCACATTGAGCATCGGCAACGTGAACGGCCAGCAATTCTCGAATCGATTGGGTCGACGTCTTTTCTGAGTTGGGCAGATCGGGGACGTCAGCCGGCGGAGGCGGGAAATGTTGTCCCAGTAAATGATGGACGCTCCAGAAACCTCGCTTGACCGGACTGGTTCGATCGCCGGCCGAGTTCTTTGTGAGAACCACCGCCATGCCGAACAGACCACCGCGGCCTGCTTGGTGCAGGCCGTTGACCGGATGCCACTCTTGGCCGTCACCGCCAGCCGCAGCTTGCTGATATTGTCGCTCGATCTGACCGCCGTAATGTTTCGCCAGTGTCTGATTTACGAACGTTCGATCGGTAGTCAACAGATCGGTCACAGGACGATCCGTTTGGATCAGATGCATCGCTAACCGTACAGGTTCTTCCGCGATCGCGATGCGCAATTCTTCGGTATACTCAGGAAATGCTTCTCTGTCGATCGGATCCTTGGCAAGATAATCACGATAGCGTAGCCACTGTCCAAAGAATTCGCGAGCGAAGGC includes the following:
- a CDS encoding DUF1552 domain-containing protein; this translates as MNFAQRPKRVSRRLILQGLGASVALPWLESAKLLGNEGSNAPPKRFAFLFFGDGIHPPQWWSQGSGTDLKLGPAFASLESVKHKVNFIHGLRHPDNVVGGHAKGAAGILTGIQPQGGRQIQAATSMDQLLAQRLGDATVLPSLVLGCERPISGFHESSYSMMYASHVSWSSPVSPVPAELYPSLAFDSLFESQGNQTQISVLDHVLDQLKNVSAKVSHSDNAKIEEYTTSVREVEQRMANMQQRGINESEGRVAFSRQRPADGLPHQIDEHSRLMCDIIALAFQTDRTRIATLLLTNNLSGQVYPFLGLNVDHHNYSHGWKNKEYAAITRFWVEQYAYLVGKLDAIQEGNGTVLDNSCIMLANEQWTAHSAPKIPLLMSGSLSGSFETGRTLEYEAAKERQMSSLCLSIMDRMGVTLPAFGNATEQLVGI
- a CDS encoding fused MFS/spermidine synthase; protein product: MSQSELSGQDQTTNGSGRSIFWFAATTLLGAFLVFQVQPVISKCVLPWFGGTPAVWTTCMLFFQLLLFAGYLYAHLLRTFFRPAVQGMIHLALLVTAALMLPIEPSDAWKPIGSEAPMFYLLWMLTVHVGLPYFVLSSTGPLVQAWLSYQDESDRVYRLYALSNAGSLIALLSYPFIVEPMLSVSDQTIVWSLMFCLFVVVQGVIATGLFRSHERIPPREQITPSPPTVCVTWKTRAAWIALPALASTMLLVITNHVCQDIAVIPFLWVLPLSLYLISFIICFDSPEWYRPKLTAAATLFAIMTIQVEHFLPDSVQLLAEACCYMLTLLGVCLLCHGEVARIKPNASQLTQYYVMLSAGGAMGGILIALICPTVLNTFIELPLTMGIVTAFSGVLFFACRGWRETEYDWSAAHRLRYPAILLMLAPLLTIALAPKDQTIASDRNFFGVLAVVKNEQGLRLVHGSTIHGMQRLGDDSNKPTTYYGHESGIGLAITSLQQRNPALRIGVVGLGCGVLAVYGRSEDDFDMIEINPAVVEIANHHFSFLADSQANIRTHLGDGRLVLERMPQAKFDILVLDAFSSDAIPAHLLTREAIRLYQSRLALGGVLAFHVSNNHLNLTPLVHRLAQDAGMSSRVIRGSADQAEGINQSIWVLAGSNHLALWSDELLQEAKPATPEELSAAPLWTDQHHNLISVLRIW